ACCTTAGACCGACTCCACGATGTCATTCAGATTGTTATGGGCTGGAAAGACTATCACCTTTACCAGTTCACTATTGGCCAGAAGCGTTATACAGAAAACCCTGCATCGAAGGAAGACGGGTTTGAATGCGGCAAATACCGTCTTGTAGATCTGATTAAGCAGAACGGCCGCACATTCAGTTACCTGTATGATTTTGGGGACAGCTGGGAACATGAGGACATTCTTGAAGACAGCCGCTATTTCAACCCGGAACTTCGCTCTGCAATTGAATGCCTGGATGGAGCCAGAGCTTGCCCACCTGAAGATGTTGGGGGTGTCCCAGGATACTATGAGTTCTGTAATGCATTGAAAGACCCGAGCCATGAAGAGCACGAGAGCTACAAAGAATGGTTCGCCGGTTTTCCA
The genomic region above belongs to Candidatus Desulfatibia profunda and contains:
- a CDS encoding plasmid pRiA4b ORF-3 family protein is translated as MNERFYLLKIRLLEIEPEIWRRFVVPAGITLDRLHDVIQIVMGWKDYHLYQFTIGQKRYTENPASKEDGFECGKYRLVDLIKQNGRTFSYLYDFGDSWEHEDILEDSRYFNPELRSAIECLDGARACPPEDVGGVPGYYEFCNALKDPSHEEHESYKEWFAGFPWYDGVFDSEQYDIEKVNYELMKYLRWSRERLKAWQKAP